A region from the Brassica napus cultivar Da-Ae chromosome C8, Da-Ae, whole genome shotgun sequence genome encodes:
- the LOC106372490 gene encoding plant UBX domain-containing protein 5 — protein MEEENKTTNTEMNENLITSFVEITSSTREKASFFLESHRWDLDAAVSSFLDSDAADLPAVRNPNLPPPSIPAAETSPENQEAENPSGSRNTMSRGNIRTFADLNSSPAGGGGSDSDEGQEYYTGGHKSGMMVQDPNKSKDVDALFEQASLSAVDRPVEPSSRSASTSFTGASRMLSGEPVPSAPPPQQQQQQQQDQPQVVMHTITFWRNGFTVDDGPLRRFDDPQNATFMESIVKSECPRELEPVDRKIRVHVGLVRREDNYTEPPKPKNPFQGVGRTLGASGSGSAAEAQAPPAQMNTAPGPSRGLVVDQAVPKTSVQLRLADGTRLVSRFNNHHTVRDVRGFIDASRPGGSREYQLLTMGFPPKQLTDLDLTIEQAGIANSVVIQKL, from the exons ATGGAGGAAGAAAACAAGACGACGAATACGGAGATGAACGAGAATCTGATCACATCCTTCGTCGAGATCACGTCTTCGACAAGAGAAAAAGCGTCTTTCTTCCTCGAAAGTCACCGGTGGGATCTTGACGCCGCCGTATCCTCCTTCCTCGACAGCGACGCCGCCGATTTACCAGCTGTTCGAAACCCTAATTTACCTCCTCCTTCGATTCCCGCTGCTGAAACCTCTCCAGAGAATCAGGAAGCTGAGAATCCTTCGGGCAGCAGGAATACTATGAGCCGTGGGAACATCCGCACGTTCGCCGATCTAAACAGTTCTCCGGCTGGTGGTGGCGGTAGTGACTCTGATGAAGGCCAAGAGTACTATACTGGCGGACACAAGAG tgGGATGATGGTTCAAGATCCTAACAAGTCAAAAGACGTTGACGCGCTTTTCGAGCAAGCTAGTCTATCTGCTGTAGACAGACCTGTTGAGCCGTCGTCGAGGTCAGCTTCTACAAGCTTCACTGGAGCTTCTCGGATGTTGTCTGGCGAACCTGTTCCCTCTGCTCCTCCTccgcagcagcagcaacagcaACAGCAAGACCAGCCTCAGGTGGTTATGCACACCATCACTTTCTGGAGGAACGGTTTCACTGTTGATGATGGTCCTTTGAGAAGGTTTGATGACCCCCAAAACGCAACCTTTATGGAG AGCATTGTGAAATCAGAGTGCCCTCGTGAACTTGAACCAGTAGATAGGAAGATACGTGTTCATGTTGGTCTCGTCAGGCGTGAAGACAATTACACA GAACCACCAAAGCCCAAAAACCCATTCCAAGGTGTAGGAAGAACCTTAGGAGCCAGCGGATCAGGCTCTGCGGCAGAAGCACAAGCTCCGCCCGCACAAATGAACACAGCACCAGGACCATCAAGAGGGCTTGTTGTAGACCAAGCAGTACCTAAAACTTCGGTCCAGCTCAGATTGGCTGATGGTACACGCCTTGTATCCAGGTTCAACAACCACCACACAGTTAGAGACGTGCGTGGGTTCATCGACGCTTCAAGACCCGGTGGCTCGAGAGAGTATCAGTTACTGACCATGGGGTTCCCTCCTAAACAATTGACAGACTTGGACCTAACCATTGAGCAGGCTGGTATAGCTAACTCCGTCGTCATCCAGAAACTCTAG
- the LOC106372491 gene encoding uncharacterized protein LOC106372491, whose protein sequence is MDFELRSAREKLEREQRERKERAKLKLEREKKAKDAAIKQREAIEASQRARRLDAIEAQTKADEHMQESLIAGGGVVFEIVFQAVPFQGIGDKIKLPPSCFTELSDQGAFDKGPLYFELSVDYRDNKKTTHSGVLEFTAEDGTVGLPPHVWSNLFSAQDPMDVPLVQIRYIRLPKGTYAKLQPDNLGFSDLPNHKAILETILRQHATLSMDDVLSVSYGQVSYKLQVLELKPASSVSVLETDIEVDIVSPEIVSDQPSQHVLRPLQFGKPESGTVEEGRYDYYKFTIDDSTVEKVMAGSVKVIVKIDVEKDGADTDLYVSKHPVLFPSLNQHEWSSHDVGSKTLILESKERALSSGTYSIGVYGFKGTVKYQVSVLVQETSSGAKTGERAVSSSSDVDTVECRNCKHSIPSRSIALHEVYCSRHNVVCNHPGCGIVLRVEEAKNHLHCEKCGQALQPTEMEKHLKVFHEPLSCGCGVVLEKEQMVQHQARDCPLRLIACRFCGDMVEAGNAAADVRDRMRGMSEHESTCGSRTAPCDCCGRSVMLKDMDIHQIAVHGKSS, encoded by the exons ATGGACTTCGAGCTTAGATCTGCGAGGGAGAAGCTCGAGAGAGAGCAaagagagaggaaagaaaggGCGAAACTGAAGCTCGAGCGAGAGAAGAAAGCCAAGGATGCTGCGATTAAGCAACGCGAAGCCATCGAAGCTTCTCAGAGAGCCAGAAGGCTTGACGCCATCGAAGCCCAGACTAAG GCTGATGAACATATGCAAGAGAGCTTAATCGCTGGAGGAGGTGTAGTCTTCGAAATAGTCTTCCAAGCTGTTCCTTTCCAAGGCATTGGCGACAAGATCAAACTGCCACCGTCCTGCTTCACGGAGTTGTCTGATCAAGGAGCTTTCGACAAAGGTCCTTTGTACTTTGAGCTCTCTGTAGACTACCGAGATAACAAAAAGACAACGCACTCTGGCGTTCTCGAGTTCACCGCCGAAGATGGTACCGTTGGTCTTCCACCACACGTTTGGAGCAACTTGTTCTCAGCACAGGATCCGATGGATGTTCCTTTGGTGCAGATCCGTTACATCCGGCTACCTAAAGGGACTTACGCCAAGCTTCAACCTGACAACCTTGGCTTCTCAGACTTGCCTAACCACAAAGCCATACTCGAGACTATTCTTCGGCAACACGCTACGCTTTCTATGGACGATGTTCTCTCGGTAAGTTATGGGCAAGTCTCTTACAAGCTTCAGGTTCTGGAGCTAAAACCGGCCTCGAGCGTTTCGGTTCTGGAGACTGATATTGAGGTTGATATCGTTAGTCCAGAGATAGTCTCGGATCAACCGAGTCAGCATGTGTTGAGGCCGCTTCAGTTTGGGAAACCTGAGTCTGGAACAGTTGAGGAAGGGCGTTATGATTACTATAAGTTTACTATTGATGACTCTACTGTAGAGAAAGTAATGGCAGGAAGCGTCAAAGTTATTGTAAAGATAGATGTGGAGAAAGATGGAGCGGATACTGATCTCTATGTATCAAAGCACCCGGTTCTATTCCCTTCTCTTAATCAGCACGAGTGGTCTTCACACGACGTCGGTTCAAAGACGTTGATCTTGGAATCTAAGGAGAGAGCTTTGAGCTCAGGGACTTACAGTattggtgtctacggcttcaAGGGAACAGTCAAGTACCAGGTTTCAGTACTAGTCCAAGAAACCAGCAGCGGAGCTAAAACTGGGGAACGGGCTGTATCATCTTCATCAGATGTTGATACGGTAGAGTGTAGGAACTGTAAGCATTCGATTCCAAGCAGGAGTATCGCGTTGCACGAGGTGTATTGTAGCAGACACAACGTTGTTTGTAATCATCCTGGGTGCGGAATCGTTCTCAGAGTTGAGGAGGCGAAAAACCATTTGCACTGTGAAAAATGTGGGCAAGCTTTGCAGCCGACAGAGATGGAGAAACATTTGAAAGTCTTCCATGAGCCACTCAGTTGTGGCTGTGGGGTAGTGCTTGAGAAAGAACAGATG GTTCAACATCAAGCAAGAGACTGTCCTCTTCGTTTAATCGCTTGCAGATTCTGTGGAGATATGGTGGAAGCGGGTAACGCTGCAGCTGATGTTAGAGACAGGATGAGAGGGATGTCTGAACATGAAAGTACGTGTGGTTCAAGAACTGCACCTTGTGACTGTTGTGGACGATCTGTGATGCTCAAGGATATGGACATTCACCAGATTGCTGTTCATGGCAAGAGTAGCTAA